The Hordeum vulgare subsp. vulgare chromosome 4H, MorexV3_pseudomolecules_assembly, whole genome shotgun sequence genomic interval agggGAAATTTCCTTTAATGATATCCAATAAACatataattttgataaatgtttcAGTGTTGTAGTCAAAGAAGACAGGAAACTTTTAACAGTGTTATTTCCTGATGGCCGCGAAGGGCGTACTTTTACTCTGAAGGTTGGTTTCATATCTTTCAAAATTCCTGTCGTACTGATCTTTGTGTTCCCATTGGGACGATTGCCATTTCTTAGTATTGTTCTTGAGGATCAGTAAATAGCGGGGCAACAGGGCTGGCTGTGGGACTGGAGGGGTGGAACGTGGCAACCCTGGTTgtgctttgtgtgtgtgtgggggggggggggatcgttTGATTACTCAATACTACTATCATACCTGTGTGGCACTGTTTAGGAATTTAATGGTGCGATTTATCTCCAAGCAGGCAGAAACTACGgaagaactcaatgagtggagaaATGCATTAGAGAGTGCTTTAGCGCAGGCACCAAGTGCAGCGAGTACAGCGGGGCAAAATCCAATATTTAACACGGATGGAACAGAATCTTCTGAACCTTCAACTGAACAGTGTAAGCTATGTTAACTTTCATCAAATCTGCACAAGCTGGGCTAACATCTAAGCTTTGGTGGTATTTTGGGCTAATGGTTTTTATATAAAAATAGACAAGTTACATTGTGGCTGTATTTATGAAATTCTTCATGTCAATCTTTTCATACTTCATTCTTGTTGTTTGATCACACCTGTTTTCGTTTCATTTCAAATATCTGGCGTAGTATGTTCCAGACTTCCAGTTTGGTGTTCAACTTCATCGTTCACTACTTGAAAAAAAAACTAATCACTTCCTAAACGTGTTAATGGTTGAGAAATTCAGGGGCACTGGAAAACTGAAGTTTGTAGGATAAATTCCAGTTTGGATGTCATGTCTCTAGTCCTACACTAACACTGCACCCCACTGTAATAGACACAACATAGAGATGATGAGCCCGTAAGGATTTATTTTCTTGCTTCGTTCCTGTATGCACTTGATCAGGGCATGGGCAATCACTACTTACGTGAAGATCCTTATTCCTTCTATTGTTCATTAATATTTAACTCAGCTGGATTCTGCTGTTGCAGAAAAACTGCATTATGCGGATCGGTTTATTTTGTATGCCAATGTCAGATGCCATACTATTTATTGCCATTCATTTATTGAGTCAAATGTATAATGTCTAATTTATTTTTCTTTCCCACATCTGTGTGTGCTTATGTGGCACTGGAATAAGCAAGTTATATTGTTTTGTTTGCAGCGGAGGATAAATCATCTGTTATTGGAAGACCTGCACAGTTTGCACTTGTAGAGGCTGATGGTAGTCCAGCTTTCCTGGAGAAGGCCTTGAAGTTCATTGAAGATTATGGTAAGTGTTTTTCCCTTATTGTGTAATATCAGTACACTATCCGGACCGACCTGCGTTAGGTTTAGTTTTATGCTCATATTTACCTGGTGCACATTGAAAGCAATCATGTGGAAACATGACATTTAAAAATCTTGCCGTTCAGTAACGAGCAGAAAAACACTGTGTTTGTAGGTGTCAAGGTAGAAGGAATCCTCCGTCAATCTGCTGATGTTGAAGAAGTCAAACGCAGATTTCGTGATTATGAAAAGGGTGATTTCCTCTGTTCTAACTTTTTTGTTCTTATTTAAGATGTTTGGCAATTTAGTGTCGCAGGAAGTTTTACCATTGTTGAATTGAATCTTtagaaaacattttttttctttgcCCTGCACTTTCACAAATATTTTCTTTGGAGATACAACTATTTTGGACAACGTCTGAGAATTTTATGCCTGCTGGTTCACTTGCGTTAGCATATGTAATGTATACTGTTTAAAGCTGCATCTTTAACTGATTTTTGTAGGAAAGAAAGAGTTCTCCGCAGAAGAGGATGGACATGTTATTGGTGACTGTATTAAGGTGTTTATTTGGCAATGCTAACTCTGATGTCACAAGGAATATACtatgtttatatattttttgtaacaTTTGTTTTGCTCCAAACTACAGTGTATTCTTCGAGAAATGCCAGCTTCGCCAGTTCCTGCAGCATGTTGCACCGCGCTGGTTACAGCTTACCGTAAGACTGGCTcagaactttatttattattgaaGAACAATAATGCATCCCTGAGCCTAAAAGAACAGATTTATAATCCCAATAACTATCTTTCATGAGTATGTACCAAAAAATCAGCACCAGTACGCCCTTGGAACATTTTTATTTGTTTGGAGCCATAAACTGATAAAGACAAGTTATGGTGCAGGAACTGACAAGACGAAAAGACTTGATGCTATAAATAAAGTTGTATATGAAGTTTTCCCGGAACCAAATCGGCAATTACTGCAGAGGTATTTACCTAGGATGCTTTTGTTTCAAATTTTATCACCAATAGTGTTGTGTCTTGGATTGTCATTCTGTAAGAATACGTCCTCATCCGTTTACATTATTCTAATGgtttgatgatgagttaaatttaGCCTGCacagcaataacaacatcaaATTCCACCAATGGATACCAGACTCATCGGTTTTCTTTTAGGATCCTTAAGATGATGATGATCGTTGGATCACACAAAGCTGTGAACAGGATGTCTAATTCCGCTTTGGCGGCTTGTATGGCACCACTCCttcttcgtcctcttcttcttggtGAATGTGAAATTGATAAAGACTTCAGTATGGCTGGGGATGGTTCATTCCAGCTGCTTCAAGCTGCCGCTGCCGCGAACCATGCTCAAGCTATTGTTATCATTATGCTTGAGGAATATGATCAGATATTTGATGTATGCCCTTTCTTCCCTTGGCAtgttcttatttatttatttactttttgtaTTAGGTTCTGCTTTAAGTTATGTCATGAATACTAATTCAGCAGCTACCTATATAGGAAATAGAAGAAGGTTCTTCGGAAGCTTATACTGAGTCTGACGACGGTGATGTTGACAAGGAATATTCCACAGATAATGAAAACCATGATGAGGATGGTTcttatgattctggtgaagatgaCATTGAAGAAGACTTGGATGATAATACCGAACACTCTTCTGGCGGCAGTGAATGTGATGGCAATAGTAGAATCAATGCCAAACGTGACAAGGTATGCTAACTGACAGCAATAGTACAAATTTCAAATATTATAGATGTGGCATTCCGAGTGCTTGTGTCAGAAGTTACTGCAAAAAGCGTGTTTCCTtgggaaaaaaaagagaggatagGTCAGCTTATATTCAATGAAAGAGACTATGGATGATCTTCCCTTGAAAATGTGATAGTTGATCTACTTATCAAGATTAGTTTCACTTTTTCCAGTCAAATTTTACGGTGAAATCATACATTGAATATGTTCGCTCATCCGATAGTGTCTTCTCAATGTGCAACTTGTCACTGAAGTTCCTTTCTGAATCTGGTAAATGAATATTCTGTTTAAAGGCTAGTATTTTGGTGGTCGGACCAAGTAGTCATAAAGATGAATACATTATGCTTTCATATTTGACTTGCCCACGGTTTCATCAGGTGCATGCTGGTAAGAAGTCAACAGTTAATTCAGGGTTTTCAACATAGCTTAGAACTTGGTGTAAATTTCTTACATAGCTTAAAGCTTAAAACTTAAAGTGCCCTTCTGAGGGTTTGTAAAAACTCTTCTTTCTATCAATGCATCAAAATGCAAGGCTTTTGCATTTTATTGAAGAAAACAGGGACTGCTTATTGCTATATATTTCAAATATATTCTTGAAGTTTGTCTTTCATTCTTGTATGAAAAAACCTTGGTCACACTCTCAGTAGCTTAATGGTCTGGGATATGATATTGAAGAAGACTACTTCTAATACAAAATGGCACGCATTTGGGTGTGTTCAAGGAAAAAATACTACACTTTAGGCCCCCCTTGCATGAAGCCTCAAATAACTAACTCATGTGCTTCAAACACACAGATTGGGCAAAACTATGGCTTTATGCTCTGACTTAATGCACTTGTAAAATTCTTTGTCTCCCTTACAATTCATCTTGCTCAATATATTAAAAACAATATCTCTGGCACTGCATGTACTGACAATGGTGGGTTGTTCAACCTCAGATGAAAGTGGGAAAAACAGAACGTGCTTTGTCAAGGGAGGACAAAGAATCAAATGCATCCACAGATCATATACCAAAATCCCATTCAGCATCTTCGAGAGCAAAATTTATGAAGTCAAGCAGCTCAGCTAATAGGGGCAAAAGGACATTATGGGGCCGTACTTCAGTAAGTTCCATTGTCATCTGCATAGTTCTGCATGTCAATCCTACCATGATAATCATAAAGTTTGACGAGTAATGTATTTACAGGCAAGAAAGGACCTGTCAACAGAGGACGTTGAGGGCTGCAGTGATGATGAGTAAGTAGCCGGCTATTTGCTCCTGTAATGCTCATTTGAACGTGCATTTATTGGAGatataaaataattccaaaatGCAGATGTAAACAAATCACACATGTATGACATGCTATAAAACATCGATACATATGGGACTCTTTATTCATAGGATTATAACAACACAGGAATGCACTAGGAATGCATGTATAGAACAGAGGATTGTAAAACACTGGAAAAGTTTTACATGACTTTTGAATCGTAAAAATACCGGAGCCCTACTAATGATGTTCCAACACTAACTTGATTGATCCCATCACCGTGCTTTACCTTGATCCTACGCGTAGGAATAAAACATGAGGTCATAGTGGATGCTAAATTTCCTATGTTTTTCCTTTGGAATGGCGTCAAAAGTAAATTTCCCTATGTTTCCTTTGCCTCATTC includes:
- the LOC123449114 gene encoding rho GTPase-activating protein REN1-like yields the protein MSASEFRIPYQPVSSSQPSENAGQFKICRCGEGDPNSQTGEGDSPPTACPNCQVLKSGHLLLSSKGIGWTTWKKRWFILTRASLVFFRSDPNAPPRGNEPVVTLGGIDLNNSGSVVVKEDRKLLTVLFPDGREGRTFTLKAETTEELNEWRNALESALAQAPSAASTAGQNPIFNTDGTESSEPSTEQSEDKSSVIGRPAQFALVEADGSPAFLEKALKFIEDYGVKVEGILRQSADVEEVKRRFRDYEKGKKEFSAEEDGHVIGDCIKCILREMPASPVPAACCTALVTAYRTDKTKRLDAINKVVYEVFPEPNRQLLQRILKMMMIVGSHKAVNRMSNSALAACMAPLLLRPLLLGECEIDKDFSMAGDGSFQLLQAAAAANHAQAIVIIMLEEYDQIFDEIEEGSSEAYTESDDGDVDKEYSTDNENHDEDGSYDSGEDDIEEDLDDNTEHSSGGSECDGNSRINAKRDKMKVGKTERALSREDKESNASTDHIPKSHSASSRAKFMKSSSSANRGKRTLWGRTSARKDLSTEDVEGCSDDEALIEKLENNKADLQSKVAKEVKENKNLQTSLQKRKESLHERRLALEKEVETLRDQLQKERSLRASLESGLMNMRRGQVSLPSSIDSKTKADLEEVAAAETDVMNLKQKAGDLRGQLSSQVQLSTTSLCESCNKRLLDKLAEEKQNAGLSPEISSSTEGSSAVGLNSLSRMLPNAGMADIVEQLRRQAAQNSSSSTGAQRLLRQNSNSLNRLQGPNAFSSIRTEEPGGGPPTALAKLTNRLNFLKERRALLASEMQNLDLARPPTAPPPNKDST